The segment CAGATTCTTCTTAGAACTGCTTGTTGTGTGATTTTATTGAAAACATTAATAGATCAACTTGCTGTTGAGTTGTGGAGTCTTATATATTGCTTCTAGACTTTTAGCGTGATTCTGATTTCGTGTCTGGCCCATATGCAGTTTAGAGTCGAATTGGAATACTTGGCAGTTTTAGGGTCGCGCGAAATCAATATATAATTTCTAGCTCCATATATAAAATCTTCATATAATCGTAGTATATCATTAGTATGATTATCAGATTTAGTTATAGACTTGTACATTATATATTCCCATGTTGATTATATAATCAGATAATTACAGGCAATTCAATAATAAAACCATTATGATCATTCGATGATATAGATCATGCAAACCTCATAAACAGTAGCTTTTTTATGGAAAAACCAGCAAAAAAAATAGAAAGAGAACAAAACCAGGAAAGAAAAAAGAACACGGTAAAAAGGTACAAATAAGGGTGTTTTGCAAGAAACAACATGTGCTTTATAGTCGACTTCTTAAGGGAAACTTTCAATTTGAAACATAAAAAGTTTTCTACTCTCTACTTCCAGTATACGCAAACGATTCTTAGCTGGATATATTATATACAAGGTAACACGAATTGAACATGGCCGTTCGCTACACCTTTTTGGTTGCCAAAAAATAGCCACCCATTTACTCTTTTCCTCTAGTGATTATAATCAGCCGCTTAATTAGTAATTACATATATTAGCCAACACGATCTCCATTTAACAATAATCATGTCTCTCGTGCAGTCGTGTTGTCTAAATCACAATTTTGTCTAGTTTAGTGATGTAATGTAACAATGGACATGAACCCCTTTTCATGGTAACTTACTCGATATAATAAATATACTGAGAAAATGACTTATAAGtccaacgaagtttccaaacgGTTCAAAAAActttagttatatatattttgtttgttCAAAAAAACTCAACGAACTTATAATTTTAATTGTCTAAAAAGCCCCAACTAAATTACACTTTTGTTCAATTCTCATTAGGGTCAATCGACTAATGAAAGTCACCGAATGACATGACTTATAACGTGTACTTAAATATCAGAAAAATGACTTATAAGACCAATGAAGTTTCAAAACCGTTCAAAAAGCCctaatcatattttgcatgtttagaaACACCCAACAAACTTACGTTTTTGTTCAATTCTCATTAGAGATTTAGGTTAAATGACATGACATTATATTTAATGACATAGAATAAATAGATTATAATATTTCCCTTTATATATCGATTTAGAGCTTGAAGAAGAGAAAAACAAACGGTGTCTATGTTCGATTTATTGTAatgactacttcttcttcttcctctcagTCGTTGATGTCCAACTCAAGATCTATAAAAAAGATATTTGATGATGAAAACCCTTGTGGACGTGGACGTCTTTTTCGGATTTGGATATCTAGAACGGATGATCATCCAGAGAAAATTTTCAGGGCTTGTTCGAACAAACGGTAAGTGCAGTTGAAAGCTTTATTTGTTTGGTTACTTCAAAAACTAGAACTTATTAAGATGAACATGATAAAGCTTTCAATTACACTTACCCATCTGTTTGAACAAGCTCTTGGCTTTTTCTCTAGAtgatcctccattctagatatccaAATTTGAGAAGGATGTCTACATCCAAAAGGGTTTATCAAATATCTtttttgtagattaagaacatcaacgaTTAAGAGGAGGAAGAAAAAGAGTAGTCATTACAAGAGATTGAACACAAACATCATTCGCTTATCTCTTCTtcaagccctaaatcaatatataAAATGACAAATTCTAATCTGTTTATTCCATATCATTAAATTTAATGTCATGTCATTTGCCAACTGATTGTATACCTAATGAATCTCGTTGCCTCTAATTAAAACTGAttttttgaacagacaaaaccTGATTGAAGTTTTTTGAACGGtttcaaaactttgttgatcTTATAAGTCATTTCCATGATATTTAATTTCACGTCATAAGCAATGTCATTCTTTGACTTTCATTAGTGAGTTGACCCTAATGAAAACTGAACTAATAGTTCGACTTTTTAAACAAAAAGTTAAGTTTGTTGAAtttttttgaacagacaaaacataattaagttttttttaacGTTTTGGAAATTTCGTTGGAATTATAAATCATTTTCCCAAATATACTCGATCGGTAATTACATAATATTATTACTTGACACATATCATTTATTGATCGAGTCAAATATTTGGTCACGTTGAAAAGTTAATTTGCTTATAAAACAGAAATTTAAGTAGATTATAAATgcctttgtgtgtgtgtatatatatatatatatatatatatatatatatatatatatatatatatatatatatatatatatatatatatatatatatatatatatatatatatatatatatatatatatatatatatatatatatatatatatatatatatatatatatatatatatatatatatatatatatatatgttactaCGTACAATACTTGTGTAACCAGGCAGCATACATGCCTATGAACAATTAATTCATGCAAGTATCATCGATCGAGCAATGAAGAACCTCTCAAACACATGATGAGTTACATACGATTAAGATTAATTAATAATGCATTTTGATGATTAGGCGTAATTGCAAAGCCCGTAAATGCAATAACCGCCAGGCATACACTTGTTGCTACACGACCCACAATGCCGCTTGTCATAAGCCAAATTCACACACTCCCCTCCGCAACAGGAGCTCGTAAACTTGCACTTGTTCTTGCATGCTCCACAGTTGTGCTTATCCTCGCTCAAATCCATACACTTGTTGTGGCAACAAGTCGAGTTTTTACCTTCTAAGATGTAACAAATCTCATCGTCTTTCTTGCAGTGGTCTGCAGCTCGAGGATTATTGATCTTCTCAGCTAGAAAACGACTTACCCTTTTCGGAAGTGGTTTCACATACGGTGTCTCTGTAGTCACCATTAATGTTTCTTCATTGTTATCACCCGTGAAGGTGATGGTGATGGCGGCGGCCATGGCTATGGCTATGATGAAGAACATTACCTTCATAATCTTCATTGTTGAATGTTGAAATTAACGAAGATATACAAGGAAGAGAAGGATCGATCAGATTGGAGTACTGTTTGAATTGAAGGTGTTTTGTTGTTAAGAGATTGATCAGGGAGGTGAGTTGAGGTGAGGTGGGTCGTTGTAAGGTTTTGGAGGTTATATAGGGTGGCCGGAAACGGTGGGGGTTGACCGGCGGGGATCCAGGAGAAGGGCATGTGGTGGAGTAACGATGTGAGTTCAATTTTTTAGTACTATTTGGAAAGGTTCATTAATTATGCATGGAAACTGCAAATGGAAGTTAACTTTTGTTCGATGACGAACCTCTGTAACTGATTAGTTTAAGAATAAAATTAGTGTCTATAAACCCTATTTAAGGAAGCATGCATATAGAAGTTAATTATTCCTTAAGAAACGATATTTTGTGAATTAATTACTTGACCAATTTAACGAACATCTACGTTAAGTACTTGAAGTCAGTAATTAAAACTTGAAGACACGCGCAGTCGCATGCAAAACTTGCGTTGCATTATATCATACTAATAATACGTTATTATAATAATGGGAAAAAGAAATTTATTCTTAATCAACTGATTTCTTAATTTAAAAGTTAAGGTTTAAGAATCtatattaattaacaataaataaaataaaatatggtTGATAGTTAATGCTTGGTGCCATCAAATCCAAGAAAGAAGATAATCCAAGAATAAGATATTCAGGTCcgggacaaaaaaaaaaaaaagaccccttaaaattacaaaaaattatataataattaaattgAAGTTAAATTTTTTCGAAGACTGTTGGTAATAGACAAAACTACGGATCCTAAAtgaaattaatttattataaaaaattataattgtatagatttatatgtaaataatttccaataaaataattagaaaaaaatcaaaatcaataccATCCCATAACAATCTAATAAAATCAAGCATTTAAATCATTTGGAATatgtgttattattttttttattgtttatagAATATAACTTTAATATacattattaaaaaataaagCAAAGTAAATGTAGAAAAAAATGAAGCAATTAAAGGTTTGAATTGTGACAGATTAAAAAAAATGGTTCATATCCCGTAAGATACTAgattcattttattaaaaaaaaacacaaagaaAATGCAACGGTAGGAATTGAATATGCCTCAAAATATAAAATGCCCATAACTAAAGGTTATTTCACATTATGAATTACAAATGTCCTTATTATTAAACACATACTCATATAAATTTGGCCCCAAGTTGCTATGGGCCCTGGACAGCAGTCCAGTTTGACCCCCTCCTAAACCGGGCCTGAAGATAATTAATGTAAGAAACCATTTGTTTTCTCTGTAAATAGCTAGAGTTAACAATTTTATAATATACAATTATagtatttaatttattaatttccaTTCCTTTACTACAGTCGTGTTTTTTCATTCTGCAATATCATATAGCCACGTGGTGGTGCAcagaaaattaatttatatataactaTGTATAAGATTCGTATACTACACGTGTTGATTAAAAAAGTTAAATACAAAACGAAAACATTAAGTACGTTTGAAATAAATACAAATGAAATAATGAATAAACAAATAATTCAATCTATACTAAAAGAagtattgaaatgttttaaataaaTGTTGAATATCAATGTGTAAAAATTacgtattttttaaaataactttcgAAATAAATACAATGAAAACATGAACATTACTAGAATATTTGGTTTTAGCTACAAAATATTTCCTACGAAAATGTTTTGTAGGAAATATCCTTCGAAATTCCTGCAAACTTACGACAAAAATATAATCCAACAAAATTCCTACAAATTTCCTACGGAAGTAGATACCCTAAAGATTCCGCCGGAAAAGCATTGGAAGTTTCCTACAAAATACCAACagaatattaattaatatttaaaattgtAATATGTTGGAATTTCGTAGGAATTGTAATAGCGGGAATCTAGAAATTGTTTCCCAAGCCCCTTACCTTTTCAGCCTCTATTGCCCTTGAAATGAAAACCTCGAACCCTAAGCCACCTTTAGTGTATTGTGAGCTTCTTTGAGAGTTTTTGGTGATTCTTTAGagttttgaagaagaatggaGCTTGGGAAGAAGCAAGGACATGggaagagcttgtagatctataAGTTTGGCATCATTTCTGATCCATTGAATTTATAAAGTTTAAAGCTTGACCAttgcatgcttagatctagttttagggTAGAAAATGTCATCTTTTGGTCCCAAAGTTTGGATTCTTGGAGTTAAGCAAAGTCAGACCATATGAGCTGTCATTTTGAGCTCTTGGAGGtgttttgagtcataaaaatcggaACCATCCAGAGTGCTTATGgacttgatttttgttttgagCCTCCTTCTTTtttgcaaaagcataaagtttgcaactttatggattaggacgtTCCTAGGGACCTGGACATAAGTTTTGGACGTTAGGTCTTACTCGATTGTGTCTTCGGAGGCCAAGGGTATAATCATAATGTAATATCTTGATcttttgggttttgggttttcTTTGGGAGGTTTTAAGGTTTGGATGTGTTGTTAGGAGCGTAGGGATTCTCGCCACTTTTTCTTGGATATAAGGTTTGTTGGAAACAGACCTATGATGAGGGAATTATGGTATTTTAAAGATATTTACAAAATTGGCCCCTTGATGGAAAAATGTTGCATTTTGGTCCATTGCATGCAAAGATGGCATGCGcttatgtacgcccaacgtagtatTGGAAAAATGGACGCGGGTGTTTGAGCTTTACACCCAGTGTACTGGCACCACACCCAACGTAGTGTGCAGGatcccaaaaccctaaattttagggccGACtcactatttaaacaccttaagtcccagGTGTGAGCCTCTCTTTCATCCTCCATTGttataaaccctaatctcgagCTATAGCCTCATCTTAGAGTGTTGTGAGCCTTTTTATGTGCATCTTTGGTGGGTTTTAGAGTATATTCATAAATGGAAGCTTTGTGCAAGGTGGTGAATCAAGGGGAAGGCTGGTGGATCTCGACTTTTGCTCCATTTTTAGTTCATTAAAGGTAAAAAGTTCTAACATTGCTGATTTGAAGTTAAGATCTAAGATTATGTgggtttttggtcccattttGACCTTATGGGTGAGATCTAGTGGTTGGACACCACTCTATCGTACCTCCTTTTGGTCGAGATCCAGATTCCCTCGAGTAAGTCCAACATAAGCTGAGCGTATACCCCGCGTTCGTGGATCTGTGCGATTTGGGATTTTTTTTCGTCTTTGGGCTTGATGGGTTTTGTTCATGGGTTAGGCTTATATTATTTCTGGGCTCGTTTATGTCTAAGGACTTTTAAGAATTTGGTCTTGTTATTGGGTTTGACTTATTGGATTTATGATTGTGGTTTTGGGCATTAATGGGCCCAATGGTCTTGAGCCTCATAGCGTTTTGGGCTTTGTTCTTTGGGCCTTTTTGGGTCATCTAAGATCAACTATTCGATTAGGGGAATTATTGGGCTTAGGTTAAGGGCCATATGGggagtgggcccaatttggaaaattggaccattAGTGGGCTCTTATGGATCTGGTAGTTTTGGGCCTTTTGGTTTTTGGTTTAGGCCTCGGTTTTTGTTCAAGTtagaccaggggtaaaatggtcattttaccctaagaatggATTATAGATTCtagtttggaacccaattattaattgggtgatattttggtattgttaTCTTGGGAAGTTGTCATGGCAGCAACTAAGGATTTCTTGGAGTGAGCTTCAACATTCGAGGTGATTCTCATCATCGTCTGTCATGTCGGCCCATTTGAtttatgtattgtaggaagacccgggggtaacCCTTGACATTTTGTATGAAAGACTTGGAGGCGGCTCCGGAAAAtttgtatgcaagaccagagtctgaactttggtaattgttagttaagtagttgtagattgtatgctagttatctttatgatacttgcatggaagacggggaggtggctcctggaacTTGTCTGTGAGACCCAGGGTTATGGCCTCgtgtcacacctccaaaccaaggatggcggaaacgtccgggggtggaggacttcatgtgtagtatcataacaacaagtaTCATAGTGATTCAAAGCAAACATAACCATCAtaagtataattgaaaaagttacatcgtagtataagtttacatgtttcaaaatcaattacattatgatgtcaaaatataacttgtttgacgccttagcgtcccatcctcaaaagcagctGGTTACCTGTTTTACTGATTttctaagaatacaagtagttttgaaagagtgtcaacaattaagttggtgagttcataagcttttgaatgtactgatgaaaaccttttcttgtaaaagtgatgtttgttccagaaaaatccaatattttccttaaagtGTGAATTGTATTCTTAAAATCCAAAGACCGAAATGTACCGGTAATTTTCCATACTTATAGTAAAgcaatgcaagtttaaatcgacataatgtaacatcccaaaaatacgagccaaaaatttcatttttaaaacatgtacttagcgaaacattaggaataaaacattcaacgatcatatcatttcacaaaagatagtGCATGTCTgggaaacatttttataaaacataaaagtgtcagagtacaaatccccaggaagatcccaTGATGCGGTATActagcatgtgtgtgatgtaccgctaccgcgccagctccttccccttcgaagaagaggtacctgaaaccaaaactgaaaactataaacacgaagcttagtgagttcccccaacataccacataccatacaatcacataacatacatatattgtcaggtatatctgggtgcccgacctacccca is part of the Lactuca sativa cultivar Salinas chromosome 7, Lsat_Salinas_v11, whole genome shotgun sequence genome and harbors:
- the LOC111907960 gene encoding stigma-specific STIG1-like protein 3; translation: MKIMKVMFFIIAIAMAAAITITFTGDNNEETLMVTTETPYVKPLPKRVSRFLAEKINNPRAADHCKKDDEICYILEGKNSTCCHNKCMDLSEDKHNCGACKNKCKFTSSCCGGECVNLAYDKRHCGSCSNKCMPGGYCIYGLCNYA